A portion of the Marinobacter alexandrii genome contains these proteins:
- a CDS encoding SDR family oxidoreductase, whose amino-acid sequence MKTAIITAASKGMGLACAEKLADEGYQLAILSRSSEIHDLASRLGGIAVQGSTDNVEDLTRLVDATLETYGQIDVVVNNTGHPPKGELLELTDDQWQEGFNLALMNVVRMSRLVTSRMSGGGAIINISTFGAKEPSLNFPISSVARTALSAFTKLFATKYGASGVRMNNILPGFINSYKADQEIINEIPMLRQGTPDEVAELALFLASDKSEYITGQDFLIDGGLVKSI is encoded by the coding sequence ATGAAAACAGCAATTATAACAGCAGCAAGTAAGGGGATGGGACTGGCATGTGCTGAGAAATTGGCAGATGAGGGTTATCAACTCGCTATTTTATCGCGTTCTTCAGAAATACATGATCTGGCAAGTCGATTGGGAGGTATTGCGGTACAAGGATCGACAGATAATGTAGAAGATCTAACTAGATTGGTGGATGCGACATTGGAAACTTACGGACAGATAGACGTGGTGGTCAATAATACGGGACATCCACCGAAAGGTGAATTATTGGAATTGACAGATGACCAATGGCAGGAAGGATTCAATCTTGCACTGATGAATGTGGTAAGGATGTCTAGACTAGTTACTTCTCGCATGAGTGGGGGAGGAGCCATTATCAATATTTCCACTTTTGGTGCAAAAGAGCCATCATTGAACTTTCCTATTTCCTCAGTTGCACGAACAGCATTGAGCGCTTTTACAAAGCTTTTTGCAACTAAATATGGAGCATCAGGTGTTCGAATGAACAATATCCTGCCAGGTTTCATTAATAGTTATAAAGCGGACCAAGAAATAATCAATGAAATTCCAATGCTTCGACAGGGAACTCCTGATGAGGTGGCAGAACTAGCTTTATTTTTGGCTTCAGATAAATCAGAATACATTACAGGACAAGATTTCCTCATTGATGGAGGATTAGTGAAAAGTATCTAG
- a CDS encoding acyl-CoA carboxylase subunit beta, with the protein MSNEKPKTATNIQTKAEKNSLLESKNEEALKGGGEDRIAKQHEKGKLTARERIDLLLDEGSFEEIGKFVTHRATDFGMEKQKILGDGVVTGYGTIDGRLTYVFSQDFTVFGGSLSETFAEKIVKIMDMAMKNGAPVIGLNDSGGARIQEGVVSLGGYADIFYKNTLASGVVPQISAILGPCAGGAVYSPAITDFIFMVEQSSYMFVTGPNVVKTVTQEEVTSEELGGAQTHASKSGVTHFACMNEAECIRQIKQLMSYIPSNCEEEPPKLAYEIGDETRDKLDDILPDNPNQPYDMHEVINGVIDSDSFLEVHKDFAENIICGFARLAGRSIGIVANQPMSMAGVLDIQSSTKAGRFVRFCDSFNVPLLVLVDVPGFLPGTDQEWNGIITNGAKLLYAFSEATVPRISVITRKAYGGAYDVMNSKHIGSDMNYAWPTAEIAVMGAQGASEIIFKREIQNAEDSNAMHQEKINEYTAKFANPYIAASRGFVDEVIMPHETRTKLIHAFSMLENKADKLPRKKHGNIPL; encoded by the coding sequence ATGAGCAACGAAAAACCAAAAACTGCAACGAATATTCAAACCAAAGCTGAAAAGAATTCTTTGTTAGAATCGAAGAATGAAGAAGCTTTGAAAGGAGGTGGTGAAGACCGAATTGCCAAGCAACACGAAAAAGGCAAATTAACAGCCAGAGAGCGAATAGACCTTCTTTTAGATGAAGGATCTTTTGAAGAAATAGGCAAATTTGTCACTCACAGAGCGACAGATTTTGGGATGGAAAAACAAAAAATACTTGGGGATGGTGTTGTTACTGGTTATGGTACGATAGACGGAAGACTGACCTACGTGTTCAGTCAAGACTTCACAGTATTTGGTGGTTCATTGTCTGAAACTTTCGCAGAAAAGATCGTAAAGATCATGGATATGGCCATGAAGAATGGTGCGCCTGTTATCGGATTGAACGATTCCGGAGGTGCACGTATTCAAGAAGGAGTAGTGTCGCTTGGAGGATATGCAGATATTTTTTATAAAAACACTTTAGCATCAGGTGTTGTGCCTCAAATCTCTGCAATCTTAGGACCATGTGCTGGTGGAGCTGTGTATTCTCCTGCTATAACAGACTTCATTTTCATGGTGGAGCAAAGTAGCTATATGTTCGTTACGGGACCAAACGTAGTGAAAACGGTCACTCAAGAGGAGGTGACAAGCGAAGAGTTGGGCGGAGCGCAAACGCATGCATCCAAGAGTGGTGTTACCCATTTTGCTTGCATGAATGAAGCGGAGTGTATACGACAGATCAAGCAATTGATGAGTTATATCCCTTCAAATTGTGAAGAGGAGCCACCAAAATTAGCTTATGAAATTGGTGACGAGACTCGAGATAAATTGGATGATATCCTTCCAGATAATCCCAATCAACCCTATGACATGCATGAGGTAATTAATGGGGTCATTGATTCAGATAGCTTTTTGGAAGTGCACAAAGATTTTGCAGAAAACATTATTTGTGGTTTTGCAAGACTAGCTGGAAGAAGTATTGGGATAGTAGCAAATCAGCCAATGAGTATGGCAGGTGTTTTGGACATTCAGTCGAGCACTAAAGCCGGTAGGTTTGTTCGTTTTTGTGATAGCTTCAATGTGCCACTATTGGTATTGGTAGATGTTCCGGGATTTCTGCCTGGTACTGACCAAGAGTGGAACGGAATCATAACGAATGGTGCAAAACTTTTATATGCATTCAGTGAAGCGACTGTACCAAGAATCTCAGTAATTACCCGAAAGGCTTATGGAGGGGCGTATGATGTAATGAACTCCAAGCATATTGGCTCAGATATGAATTATGCATGGCCTACTGCAGAAATTGCGGTGATGGGAGCGCAAGGAGCTTCAGAAATTATCTTCAAGAGGGAGATCCAAAATGCAGAGGATTCGAATGCTATGCATCAGGAAAAGATCAATGAATACACGGCGAAATTTGCTAACCCATATATCGCTGCATCAAGAGGATTTGTAGATGAGGTCATTATGCCTCATGAAACTCGAACAAAACTGATTCATGCTTTTAGTATGTTGGAGAACAAGGCCGATAAGCTTCCTAGAAAGAAACACGGTAATATTCCACTTTAA
- a CDS encoding Ldh family oxidoreductase, with protein MIFSAEELKRFATQVFVKIGCPQEEANQAADVLINADLRGVDSHGMARLSGYIRLHEKNRLNATPKIKTVHETPSTAVVDGDLGLGLVVGPHSMRLAIEKAKNVGSGWVAVKNSNHYGIAGYHSMMALDEDCIGISLTNASPLVSPTFSKERLLGTNPISIAIPTKNQPPFVLDMATTTAANGKLEVLQRKGLDAPEGWLQDKQGHITTDAKGLVNGGSMRPLGGDREHGSHKGYALGAVVDILSAVLSGANYGPWVPPFVAFIDPAPNPVGEGLGHFFGAMRIDAFRDGEEFKSHMDNWIERFRESETVNPDDKVLIPGDPEREMAQERLKNGIDLLDPVVKDLRELGEKLDVTLGS; from the coding sequence ATGATTTTTTCAGCAGAAGAACTAAAACGCTTTGCGACACAGGTATTTGTGAAAATCGGATGTCCGCAAGAGGAAGCCAATCAAGCAGCAGATGTCCTTATAAACGCAGATTTAAGAGGTGTTGATTCTCATGGGATGGCGAGACTATCAGGTTACATAAGGCTACATGAAAAAAATCGTCTAAATGCTACACCAAAAATCAAAACTGTACATGAAACACCCTCTACAGCGGTAGTTGATGGTGATTTAGGCTTAGGGCTAGTAGTAGGTCCTCATTCCATGAGACTCGCTATTGAAAAAGCTAAAAATGTAGGTTCCGGTTGGGTCGCAGTTAAAAACTCTAATCATTATGGTATAGCAGGTTATCATTCTATGATGGCTCTAGATGAAGACTGCATTGGCATCTCTCTCACAAATGCAAGCCCTTTGGTTTCTCCTACTTTTTCAAAAGAGCGATTGCTAGGAACAAACCCAATTTCCATTGCTATACCTACGAAAAATCAACCCCCATTCGTACTTGATATGGCTACAACAACTGCTGCAAACGGTAAATTGGAAGTTCTTCAACGAAAAGGACTGGATGCTCCAGAAGGGTGGTTACAAGATAAACAAGGTCACATTACCACAGATGCCAAAGGGCTTGTAAATGGAGGTTCTATGCGCCCTTTAGGTGGAGATCGAGAACATGGATCGCATAAAGGATATGCTTTAGGAGCAGTGGTAGATATACTTTCCGCTGTACTTTCAGGTGCTAATTATGGGCCTTGGGTTCCTCCATTTGTCGCATTTATTGATCCTGCACCTAATCCTGTGGGTGAAGGATTGGGACATTTTTTTGGAGCAATGAGAATTGATGCCTTTAGAGATGGGGAAGAGTTTAAATCCCATATGGATAATTGGATTGAACGATTCAGAGAATCTGAAACGGTTAATCCTGATGACAAGGTCTTGATACCTGGTGACCCGGAACGTGAAATGGCTCAAGAACGCCTGAAGAATGGGATTGACTTGTTAGATCCTGTGGTAAAAGATCTGAGAGAACTCGGTGAAAAATTGGATGTAACTTTAGGAAGCTAG
- a CDS encoding DUF1801 domain-containing protein — MAELKTQPTLLNVDEFIDSVEPEWKRDDARKVLELTKKITGKLPTMWGNSIIGFGRYHYKYKSGREGDWFLAGFSPRKQSMTIYITGGFEGQEDLLEKLGKHKKSVGCLYVKKLTDIDMKVLEQMILKSIAKLKKRYEEYN; from the coding sequence ATGGCAGAACTAAAAACACAACCTACACTCCTAAATGTTGATGAATTTATAGATTCCGTCGAACCTGAATGGAAACGTGATGACGCACGTAAAGTCTTAGAACTCACTAAGAAAATCACAGGAAAGCTACCAACGATGTGGGGAAATTCTATTATCGGATTTGGAAGGTATCACTACAAGTATAAAAGTGGCAGGGAAGGAGATTGGTTTTTGGCAGGGTTTTCGCCAAGAAAGCAGAGTATGACCATTTACATTACCGGCGGATTTGAAGGGCAGGAAGATTTACTTGAAAAACTTGGTAAGCACAAAAAAAGTGTTGGATGCCTATATGTGAAAAAACTTACCGATATAGACATGAAGGTTCTTGAACAAATGATCTTAAAATCTATAGCAAAGCTAAAAAAGAGGTATGAAGAGTATAATTAG
- a CDS encoding SiaC family regulatory phosphoprotein, giving the protein MDYFRKATNTSPTVIMDSRNKSALVKGKLLCGDISVYNEVTSEIKNRLQKFEYADFNIQLQVFNTKAAKSILEILRSIKNTKRKSPRVYWLSDNPEMMEMGRDYGDLLDMEIEVLAN; this is encoded by the coding sequence ATGGATTACTTCAGAAAAGCCACTAACACTTCTCCCACCGTCATCATGGATTCTCGCAACAAATCTGCTCTTGTTAAAGGCAAACTGTTATGTGGAGATATAAGCGTTTATAATGAAGTAACATCGGAAATAAAAAATCGCCTTCAGAAGTTCGAGTACGCTGATTTTAACATTCAATTGCAAGTCTTTAATACGAAAGCTGCAAAATCCATATTAGAAATATTGCGATCTATCAAAAACACCAAACGTAAATCTCCGAGAGTATATTGGTTAAGCGACAATCCAGAAATGATGGAAATGGGCAGGGATTATGGTGATTTACTAGATATGGAAATTGAAGTATTGGCGAACTAA
- a CDS encoding septum formation initiator family protein: MKQLLDRIPSFFKNFYFLSTLFFIVWLALIDSNDLFLQVELSNKKAELEESRVFYVDRIMQVKNDQAALNTNPDLLEKMAREKYLMKKDNEDLFIVVKED, translated from the coding sequence ATGAAACAATTATTAGATCGAATTCCGTCCTTCTTTAAGAATTTTTATTTCCTTTCTACGCTATTCTTTATCGTATGGCTAGCATTAATTGATAGTAACGATTTGTTTCTTCAAGTTGAGCTTTCGAATAAAAAGGCTGAATTAGAAGAATCACGTGTATTCTATGTTGACAGGATCATGCAAGTGAAGAATGATCAAGCTGCATTGAATACAAATCCAGATTTATTAGAAAAGATGGCGAGAGAAAAGTATTTAATGAAAAAGGATAACGAGGATCTGTTCATTGTCGTAAAAGAAGACTGA
- a CDS encoding type I restriction enzyme HsdR N-terminal domain-containing protein, translating into MQVLKLPMYDYQLDEHSIFCLIRKKWIFLTPEEWVRQHFLNLLINHLKYPKGMFKLEHTMSYFKNQKRSDIMVLDREGKVFMLVECKAPKVKLNQKVVSQVATYNKILDAKYLSITNGMNHFIWEKGENDFEQIRDFPGYIF; encoded by the coding sequence ATGCAAGTACTCAAGTTGCCGATGTATGATTATCAGCTAGACGAGCATTCGATATTCTGCTTGATAAGAAAAAAATGGATTTTCCTGACGCCTGAGGAATGGGTCCGACAGCACTTTTTAAACCTTTTGATCAATCATCTGAAGTATCCGAAAGGCATGTTCAAACTTGAGCATACAATGAGTTATTTCAAGAATCAGAAGCGATCAGATATCATGGTATTGGATAGAGAAGGGAAAGTTTTTATGCTAGTGGAATGTAAGGCTCCAAAAGTTAAACTTAATCAAAAAGTAGTTAGTCAAGTCGCAACATACAATAAGATCTTGGATGCTAAATACCTTTCTATAACGAATGGAATGAACCATTTCATTTGGGAGAAGGGTGAAAATGACTTTGAACAGATTCGAGATTTTCCCGGCTATATTTTTTAG
- a CDS encoding MFS transporter, which translates to MLNDKKTIRAWCMYDWANSVYSLTITSAIFPIYFQNVAVNANGGDRIQAFGFEIVNSVLYSYALSLSFLLVAVILPILSGIADYAGKKKFFLKLFMFIGSFSCLGLFFFTGENIEWGIFCSIMASVGYSGSLVFYDAFLSEIVTEDKRDIVSAKGYAYGYMGSVILLILNLVMVQMPEVFGMTDAGIASRVAFLTVGVWWIGFSLYAISKLPENVHGRKPEGHYLTNGYIELQKVWKQLKEMNGMRKFLFAFFFYNMGVQTVMYLAATFGSKELKMEASSLIMTVLLIQFVAIAGAFLFAYVSKKQGNIRSLSIQIFIWIGCCFGAYFVKSELEFFALAAVVGLVMGGIQSLSRATYSKIMPQDTVDTASFFSFYDVTYNVSIVIGTFVYGYIEQVTGSMRNSTLALASFFILGIIFLSQVKLKNASTQVADV; encoded by the coding sequence ATGCTTAACGATAAGAAAACGATTCGTGCCTGGTGTATGTATGACTGGGCCAATTCAGTTTACTCACTTACCATAACTTCTGCTATTTTTCCGATCTACTTTCAAAATGTTGCTGTAAATGCAAACGGAGGAGATCGTATTCAAGCCTTTGGTTTTGAGATTGTAAACTCAGTGCTATACTCATATGCACTTTCGCTCTCATTTTTACTGGTAGCGGTTATACTGCCTATCTTATCAGGTATTGCAGATTACGCCGGTAAGAAAAAATTCTTTTTGAAGCTATTTATGTTCATAGGCTCATTCTCATGCCTAGGACTTTTCTTTTTTACTGGAGAGAATATTGAGTGGGGCATCTTCTGTTCTATTATGGCAAGCGTAGGTTATTCAGGAAGTCTGGTTTTCTATGACGCATTCTTGAGTGAAATCGTGACAGAAGATAAACGAGATATAGTAAGTGCAAAAGGATATGCCTATGGCTATATGGGAAGTGTAATTCTTTTGATTCTAAACCTAGTAATGGTTCAAATGCCAGAAGTATTTGGGATGACTGATGCTGGAATTGCTTCACGTGTTGCATTCTTGACAGTAGGAGTCTGGTGGATTGGATTCTCTCTTTATGCTATTTCAAAGCTTCCCGAAAATGTACATGGTAGAAAACCAGAAGGTCATTATCTGACCAATGGATACATAGAATTACAAAAAGTATGGAAACAGTTAAAAGAAATGAATGGCATGCGAAAGTTTCTTTTTGCGTTTTTTTTCTACAATATGGGAGTACAAACTGTTATGTACCTGGCAGCAACTTTTGGTTCTAAAGAGCTTAAAATGGAAGCTTCCAGTCTAATCATGACGGTCCTTTTGATACAATTTGTTGCAATCGCGGGTGCTTTTCTTTTCGCATATGTTTCTAAGAAACAGGGAAATATTCGATCATTGTCTATTCAGATTTTCATATGGATTGGGTGTTGTTTTGGTGCGTATTTTGTGAAATCCGAACTGGAATTCTTTGCTCTTGCGGCTGTTGTAGGACTGGTCATGGGAGGTATACAGTCACTTTCGCGAGCTACATACTCTAAGATTATGCCTCAGGATACCGTGGATACTGCTTCGTTTTTTAGCTTTTACGATGTTACCTATAATGTGTCGATAGTGATTGGAACATTCGTGTATGGGTATATAGAACAAGTGACAGGGAGCATGCGAAACAGTACATTGGCTCTTGCTTCTTTCTTCATTCTAGGAATCATTTTCTTGTCTCAGGTAAAATTGAAGAATGCAAGTACTCAAGTTGCCGATGTATGA
- a CDS encoding succinylglutamate desuccinylase/aspartoacylase family protein, which produces MNFDLKLEKLHRQNIPTARLPSGTVIEIPIFSYESKNPGPTLLLMAGMHGDEINGVEIMRRVISQELYKINKGRVIMIPIFNVFGFINFSREVPDGKDVNRSFPGSKNGSLASQFAYFMTHEIIPHIDFGIDFHTGGKLINNYPQVRGMLDDSKSEALANAFAAPFIINSPFRDKSLRREVGKLGKSILVYEAGESLKLRKPAIDEGIDGMKRVMKHLDMIDEAPSPSRPHVKISKSSWSRASRAGLHYAKARNGAFVKKGEVMGVISDPFGEYEKAIKASQDCYILSINNNPVVNRGDALFHTGIV; this is translated from the coding sequence ATGAATTTCGACCTTAAACTAGAAAAACTTCACAGACAGAATATCCCAACAGCACGTCTCCCTTCTGGAACCGTGATTGAAATTCCAATTTTTTCGTATGAATCAAAAAATCCTGGCCCCACTCTATTATTGATGGCAGGGATGCACGGGGATGAAATAAATGGGGTTGAAATCATGCGCAGGGTTATTAGCCAAGAGCTTTACAAGATAAATAAGGGAAGAGTCATCATGATACCTATATTCAATGTTTTCGGATTCATAAATTTCAGTAGAGAAGTGCCTGATGGCAAAGATGTGAATAGATCATTTCCAGGCTCAAAGAATGGATCTTTAGCAAGTCAGTTTGCTTACTTTATGACTCATGAGATAATACCTCATATAGACTTTGGCATTGATTTTCATACAGGAGGTAAACTCATCAATAACTATCCTCAGGTAAGAGGAATGCTAGATGACTCCAAGAGTGAAGCATTAGCAAATGCGTTTGCAGCGCCGTTTATTATCAACTCACCATTTCGTGACAAGTCACTAAGAAGAGAGGTCGGGAAATTGGGGAAAAGTATTCTTGTATACGAAGCAGGAGAATCTTTAAAACTTAGAAAACCTGCAATTGACGAAGGAATTGATGGAATGAAACGAGTAATGAAACACTTAGACATGATCGATGAGGCTCCTTCTCCCTCCAGACCCCATGTAAAGATTAGTAAATCCTCATGGTCAAGAGCAAGTAGAGCTGGACTACACTACGCGAAAGCTAGAAACGGTGCGTTTGTCAAAAAGGGTGAAGTAATGGGCGTGATATCAGATCCCTTTGGAGAATATGAAAAAGCTATAAAAGCTTCCCAGGATTGTTATATCTTGAGTATAAATAATAATCCTGTGGTGAACAGAGGAGATGCTTTATTTCATACTGGAATTGTTTGA